A stretch of Vicinamibacteria bacterium DNA encodes these proteins:
- a CDS encoding 2-oxoacid:acceptor oxidoreductase family protein, producing MSEVLRIRFHGRGGQGMKTASRILGSAAFDAGFVVQDSPTYGAERRGAPLAAFVRIGRESILERGAIERPHLVVVSDDTLLDDPGAAPLAGCREDTTVLVNSTRELNIPPRLVHADFTAMVLERTGRVESLSTALGAAASRLIGLDLAECLAGVEHELAQASLDAGQRALNLELAREVYELGSSWAPVPWPEDEAVETATPAVLVELALDPARRATPSVYASANSPARRTGSWRQFRPVLEPEKCNRCWLCFVWCPEAAIALDENEFPQVSYDVCKGCLLCAHECPTQAFRVEREVRA from the coding sequence GTGAGCGAAGTTCTGCGCATTCGATTTCATGGACGAGGTGGCCAGGGGATGAAGACCGCGAGCCGTATTCTCGGCTCGGCGGCCTTCGATGCGGGATTCGTGGTACAGGACTCCCCGACGTACGGGGCCGAGCGTCGCGGCGCGCCGCTCGCCGCCTTCGTGCGGATCGGACGCGAGAGCATTCTCGAGCGCGGCGCGATCGAGCGCCCTCATCTCGTGGTCGTCTCCGACGACACGCTCCTGGACGACCCAGGAGCCGCACCCCTCGCTGGGTGCCGCGAGGACACAACTGTGCTCGTGAACTCCACGCGTGAGCTGAATATTCCCCCACGGTTGGTCCACGCCGACTTCACCGCGATGGTCCTGGAAAGGACGGGGCGAGTCGAGAGCCTCAGCACGGCTCTCGGCGCAGCGGCATCGCGGCTGATCGGACTCGATCTTGCCGAGTGTCTCGCCGGGGTCGAGCACGAGCTCGCGCAGGCTTCCCTCGATGCTGGACAGAGAGCGCTCAACCTGGAGCTCGCACGCGAGGTCTACGAGCTGGGAAGCTCGTGGGCGCCCGTCCCCTGGCCGGAAGACGAGGCCGTCGAGACTGCGACTCCGGCCGTTCTCGTCGAGCTCGCCCTCGATCCGGCGCGGCGCGCCACACCGAGCGTCTATGCTTCCGCCAACTCGCCGGCGCGGCGCACGGGAAGCTGGCGTCAGTTTCGCCCCGTACTCGAGCCGGAAAAGTGCAACCGTTGCTGGCTGTGTTTCGTGTGGTGCCCCGAGGCGGCGATCGCGCTCGACGAGAACGAATTCCCCCAGGTGAGCTACGACGTCTGCAAAGGATGTTTGCTTTGCGCCCACGAATGTCCCACGCAGGCGTTCCGGGTCGAAAGAGAGGTGCGCGCATGA
- a CDS encoding pyruvate synthase, with product MTRELLTGNASAAWGARLADVDYVPAFPITPQTEIIELLSRWVTEGELAGRFVTFDSEHSMLTAAGAAAATGARVFTATSSQGLLYGFEMLYTMAGWRVPLVLVNVSRGLSSPVTLEADHNDVLSARDTGFLQIHAETCQEVLDSVLIGYRLAESEDVALPVLVNMDGFTLSFTREPVDLPDADRVREFLPSYEPRHAFIRGDEPMAQGTAVLGGFAYSYFRYQLHLAQRRALEVHEQHARAFHEAFGRFYGLIELFEMDDADFVLVMSNAFATKGKAAVRRLRARGVKAGLLRLRVLRPFPGEVIARALSGRKAVGVIDQNLSPGIGGITFQEIAAALYGTREAPALLSIIGGLGGKNLSDPELESIFHDLERAAAGDPVPSPRLLYTEAEKERMEGLLHIAGKGILS from the coding sequence ATGACCCGAGAGCTTCTGACCGGGAACGCGTCCGCGGCTTGGGGTGCTCGCTTGGCTGACGTGGACTACGTTCCCGCGTTTCCCATCACTCCGCAAACCGAGATCATCGAGCTTCTGTCGCGATGGGTGACGGAAGGAGAGCTCGCCGGACGCTTCGTCACCTTCGACTCCGAGCATTCGATGCTCACGGCGGCCGGTGCCGCCGCCGCCACGGGAGCGAGAGTCTTCACCGCGACCTCGAGCCAGGGTCTCTTGTACGGGTTCGAGATGCTCTACACGATGGCGGGCTGGCGGGTTCCCCTGGTCCTGGTCAACGTTTCTCGGGGGTTGTCGTCACCGGTCACTCTCGAGGCGGATCACAACGACGTCCTCTCCGCCCGAGATACGGGATTTCTTCAGATTCACGCCGAGACCTGCCAGGAGGTCCTGGACTCGGTTCTCATCGGCTACCGCCTCGCGGAGAGCGAGGACGTCGCGCTCCCCGTGCTCGTCAACATGGACGGATTCACGCTCTCGTTCACGCGCGAGCCCGTCGACCTGCCCGACGCCGATCGCGTTCGCGAGTTCCTACCCTCCTACGAACCGAGGCACGCTTTCATTCGTGGAGACGAGCCCATGGCGCAGGGCACCGCGGTTCTCGGTGGTTTCGCTTACAGCTATTTTCGCTACCAGCTCCACCTCGCGCAGCGACGAGCGCTCGAAGTCCACGAGCAACATGCGCGAGCCTTCCACGAGGCGTTCGGGCGCTTTTATGGACTGATCGAGCTCTTCGAGATGGACGATGCGGACTTCGTGCTCGTAATGTCCAACGCGTTCGCCACCAAGGGCAAGGCCGCCGTGCGACGACTTCGTGCGCGGGGCGTCAAGGCGGGACTCCTTCGCCTCCGCGTGCTGAGACCGTTTCCCGGTGAGGTCATCGCTCGGGCGTTGTCGGGTCGCAAGGCCGTCGGCGTGATCGACCAGAACCTATCGCCCGGAATCGGAGGCATCACGTTCCAGGAGATTGCCGCCGCACTATACGGCACCCGAGAAGCGCCGGCGCTCCTGAGCATCATCGGGGGGCTCGGAGGAAAGAACCTCTCCGATCCCGAGCTCGAGTCCATCTTCCATGATCTGGAGCGCGCCGCGGCAGGCGATCCGGTGCCGAGCCCGAGGCTCCTGTACACCGAAGCGGAAAAAGAGCGCATGGAGGGACTGCTGCATATCGCGGGAAAGGGGATACTGTCGTGA